A part of Procambarus clarkii isolate CNS0578487 unplaced genomic scaffold, FALCON_Pclarkii_2.0 HiC_scaffold_101, whole genome shotgun sequence genomic DNA contains:
- the LOC138360208 gene encoding uncharacterized protein, whose product MYLDDPESDASSDSEHSEASSRQSVQYESSPTQQVVEVEEEYPRGGGGEEPSTSRARSPTPEDNDNRESSISSQLEDEEDSLHLVLEADSDMDASQAIANSPPPPQEQEQQQQVDVLLPPQPEVLEVINNFNGGYIRHSYSIPDHAQGDPAHYLTIYRDYFIQQIESLFDAVHPNFPPALLIYPDFTFNLQRLNQENEPDFEGELPIRAEQRTVSRHEASVVVDQWIAELDNKLEEFFAETEGSSLGIQSISGFYINSIAVQHPIRLGEYVPYPDRLRGKKYVFNPKGEQNICLIQCLATYICLAQGMTLDNIRRCSKSSRWCLRFVRWSEDIEIPITYDNINKIESINKLSIFIYVLTREENRYYISLARKGREHSARKVPLLMLEDQHLVLIKDFNQYVRNMRSHSYEIPNNHVFCHSCLIHLSPDAMRDHEESCEVKQTLKFYPEGHKIKFKNYGRAYGPSHTAYYNFECLLDPSNPQGMIEKRHKAVAYAFIIINRELEVVEKLTYMGDDPVNHFIDTLEKAWKRIKSTMPTYKISMTREHWQAYRRQTTCEMCYSPFKSDKDKHRHHDHAIEFDNYLAAYCQRCNMSCRNSYKYLYTFSHNAAYDLGVILNELSNVPNREIDIASKDGFKFMKVDIGKLRFMDSLALLNNGLEKLAKEHIKESKPTTYTSVMLDDVPVAAHHLLKTGKQVFCYDYISSLEKLNEPALPPPEAFFNSLKHEAISESDYTQAKEVFRLAECKTIGDYLKVYLKVDTGLLCDVFTVWRKTMLELYKLDITHYVSLSSFAWDAFLFKSQVVLDSISDPHLYDVLRRNLRGGFTSVVQQHTSVQNEHTGADPSSTDKYILYLDFNGLYATCMTELLPQGGIRKLSTAECDDWLQQGLENITCDGDKGYWVMCDTKHVAPEVARYTDDLPLTLSHANISTDLLSDYSKHILNTEDRKLPKKNNKLIASHLPQKDYLVSLDLLQMLMKLGLEVAKVNAVYEFQQSKYLKEFVETNARERANTPCAIKGKAFKLVSNAIYGKSLTNVSKYGDQHYLVTSRDKFQKHARNPFFKRSILLSEDRVICTVKKQSLKVNTPTYLGFQILQIAKRILYDFWYNTVKAHYGDEARLLYTDTDSYLIELSCPNAFEELNKLPLSQHMDFSNFPPENPYFDDSRKGQLGLLKSEVGAKIIKELIALKPKMYSILTQDQVQICRCKGIPTYHQSKLTHAAFQSSLELNIGQRFQSRSIRNVKGRMCTCLTTKRGLSAFDDKRYVLSPTQSLAYGHPDISRAEIHEENEEEEEDVPAPAAAARPVRRGFHPIFNMWGKRDALVNKTYPHN is encoded by the exons ATGTATCTAGATGACCCCGAGTCTGATGCCAGTTCTGATTCGGAGCACTCAGAAGCATCATCGCGCCAAAGCGTCCAATATGAAA GCTCGCCAACTCAGCAGGTAGTGGAGGTAGAGGAGGAATATCCtcgtggaggaggtggtgaagagccTAGCACGAGCCGAGCTCGCTCACCAACACCAGAAGATAATGACAACAGGGAAAGTTCTATTA GTTCACAACTGGAGGACGAAGAAGACTCCCTGCATTTAGTTTTGGAAGCAGATTCAGATATGGATGCCAGCCAGGCTATTGCTAATTCTCCGCCACCACCTCAGGAACAGGAACAGCAACAGCAGGTAGATGTTTTGCTTCCTCCTCAACCCGAAGTGCTTGAAGTAATCAATAATTTCAATGGGGGTTACATACGCCATTCATATAGCATCCCAGATCATGCCCAAGGAGATCCTGCCCATTATTTGACTATATATCGTGATTATTTTATTCAGCAAATAGAATCCTTGTTTGACGCCGTTCACCCCAATTTCCCTCCTGCCCTCTTGATATACCCTGATTTTACTTTTAATTTACAACGGCTTAATCAAGAAAATGAACCTGATTTTGAGGGAGAGTTACCTATAAGGGCCGAGCAACGCACTGTATCTAGGCATGAGGCTAGTGTTGTCGTAGATCAATGGATTGCtgaattggataataagttagaagagttctttgccgagacagaaggttcgagtctaggtatacagagcatttctggtttttaTATCAATTCCATAGCAGTTCAGCATCCTATCCGTCTTGGGGAATACGTACCTTATCCAGATAGATTGCGTGGCAAAAAGTATGTTTTCAATCCTAAAGGCGAGCAAAATATATGTTTGATCCAATGTTTAGCCACATACATATGTCTTGCTCAGGGTATGACATTAGATAATATCCGCAGATGTTCCAAGTCATCCAGGTGGTGTCTTAGATTTGTCCGATGGTCTGAGGATATTGAAATTCCCATAACGTACGATAACATCAATAAAATAGAAAGCATAAATAAATTAAGTATATTTATCTATGTGTTAACTCGTGAAGAAAATAGGTACTATATTAGCTTAGCTAGGAAAGGCAGGGAACATTCTGCCCGTAAAGTACCATTGCTCATGTTGGAGGATCAGCATCTTGTGCTCATTAAAGATTTCAATCAGTATGTTCGCAACATGCGCAGCCATTCATATGAGATCCCTAACAATCATGTTTTCTGTCATTCATGCTTAATTCATTTGTCACCTGATGCTATGCGGGATCATGAAGAGTCATgcgaagttaaacaaacattgaaATTTTACCCTGAAGGTCATAAAATCAAGTTCAAAAATTACGGTCGTGCCTATGGACCCTCTCACACGGCATATTATAATTTCGAGTGCTTGTTAGACCCCTCCAATCCCCAAGGTATGATCGAGAAGCGTCACAAAGCCGTGGCATATGCTTTTATCATCATCAACAGGGAATTGGAGGTTGTAGAGAAATTAACGTATATGGGGGATGACCCTGTGAATCATTTCATAGATACTTTAGAGAAAGCATGGAAGAGAATTAAATCTACCATGCCTACATACAAAATATCTATGACACGTGAACATTGGCAAGCCTATAGACGGCAGACCACATGTGAAATGTGTTATAGTCCATTTAAATCAGATAAAGACAAGCACCGTCATCATGATCATGCTATTGAATTTGATAATTATCTAGCTGCCTATTGCCAAAGGTGCAACATGTCATGCAGAAAttcttataaatatttatatacattctctcacaatgctgcttatgacctcggggtaattttaaatgaattgtCTAACGTCCCTAACCGTGAAATTGACATTGCCTCCAAAGATGGATTTAAGTTCATGAAAGTAGATATCGGTAAACTTCGGTTTATGGATAGTCTGGCTTTACTAAATAATGGGCTTGAAAAACTAGCTAAAGAACATATCAAGGAAAGTAAACCCACCACTTACACCTCAGTTATGCTAGATGACGTCCCTGTAGCTGCCCACCATTTATTAAAGACAGGCAAACAGGTCTTCTGTTATGACTACATTTCATCTttggagaaattaaatgaaccggCTCTTCCTCCTCCCGAAGCCTTTTTCAATAGTTTAAAGCACGAGGCCATAAGCGAGAGCGATTATACACAGGCTAAAGAAGTCTTTAGATTAGCGGAATGCAAGACCATTGGGGATTATTTGAAGGTCTATTTGAAAGTGGATACTGGACTATTGTGTGATGTGTTCACTGTATGGCGCAAGACCATGCTTGAGCTGTACAAGTTAGACATTACACACTACGTCTCGTTATCTAGTTTTGCATGGGACGCTTTCTTGTTTAAGAGTCAAGTTGTCTTGGACTCTATTTCTGATCCCCATTTGTACGATGTATTGCGTAGAAATCTAAGAGGCGGATTTACCTCTGTTGTgcaacaacacacaagtgtacaaaatgagcatacgggtgctgatccttctagcactgataaatatattctgtatttagATTTTAATGGCTTATACGCCACCTGTATGACAGAACTTCTTCCTCAAGGCGGGATCCGAAAATTATCTACTGCCGAATGCGATGATTGGCTCCAACAGGGATTGGAAAATATTACATGTGATGGGGATAAAGGGTATTGGGTCATGTGTGATACCAAGCATGTCGCACCTGAGGTGGCTCGATACACCGATGACTTGCCTTTAACCCTGTCGCATGCTAATATTTCAACTGATCTTCTCTCCGATTATAGCAAACATattttaaataccgaagatcgtaaactccccaagaaaaataataaattaattgccTCACATCTCCCTCAAAAAGATTACTTGGTGAGTTTAGATTTGCTTCAGATGCTGATGAAATTGGGATTGGAAGTAGCTAAGGTAAATGCAGTTTATGAATTCCAACAGAGTAAGTACCTTAAGGAATTTGTCGAAACAAATGCTCGTGAACGTGCAAATACACCTTGCGCCATTAAGGGTAAAGCTTTCAAGCTAGTATCAAATGCAATTTACGGCAAGAGTTTGACGAATGTGAGTAAATATGGCGATCAGCATTATTTAGTTACATCACGAGACAAATTCCAAAAGCATGCGCGCAATCCGTTCTTCAAACGAAGCATTTTGTTAAGTGAAGACAGAGTCATTTGCACAGTTAAAAAACAATCACTTAAAGTCAATACACCAACCTATCTGGGGTTCCAGATCTTGCAAATAGCTAAGAGGATCctatatgatttttggtacaatacCGTCAAAGCTCATTATGGAGACGAAGCTAGATTGCTGTATACGGATACAGATTCGTATTTGATTGAATTAAGCTGTCCAAATGCCTTTGAGGAATTAAATAAACTGCCTTTATCTCagcatatggatttcagtaatttcccTCCTGAAAATCCCTATTTCGATGACTCTCGCAAAGGTCAACTAGGTTTGTTAAAATCGGAAGTTGGAGCCAAAATTATCAAAGAACTCATTGCATTGAAGCCTAAAATGTACTCCATTCTCACTCAAGATCAGGTTCAGATCTGTCGTTGTAAAGGAATTCCCACTTATCATCAGTCTAAACTCACTCATGCTGCTTTCCAAAGTTCTTTAGAGTTAAATATTGGGCAGAGGTTCCAATCCAGATCTATTAGGAATGTTAAAGGCCGTATGTGTACCTGTCTCACTACAAAACGTGGATTGTCCGCCTTTGACGATAAACGTTATGTACTGAGTCCTACACAGTCTTTGGCGTATGGACACCCCGATATATCTCGAGCAGAAATTCAtgaagagaatgaggaggaggaggaggatgtacctgcacctgctgctgctgcacgtcctgTGAGACGTGGATTCCATCCCATATTCAATATGTGGGGAAAACGCGATGCACTGGTGAACAAGACGTATCCTCACAATTAG